A stretch of DNA from Staphylococcus sp. KG4-3:
TCTAACAACAAGAAAAATAACAAAAATAATAAGAACACTAATAAAAACAATAAAAATAATAAACAACCTAAACAAGAAGAGCCAAAGGAAATACCTTCTAAAATTACGTATCATGATGGTATCACTGTAGGTGAACTTGCTGAGAAATTAAATATAGATTCTTCAGGTATTATTAAAAAATTATTCTTACTAGGTATAATGGCAAACATTAATCAATCTTTAGATGATGAAACATTAGAATTAATCGTAGATGATTATGGTGTAGAACTTGAAAAAGAAGTTATCATTGATGAAGAAGATTTATCAATTTATTTTGAAGATGAAGCTGACGAGGAAAATGGAATTGAACGTCCAGCTGTTGTTACAATCATGGGACATGTTGACCATGGTAAAACAACATTATTAGACTCAATTCGTCATACTAAAGTAACTGCTGGAGAAGCAGGTGGTATTACACAGCATATCGGTGCATATCAAATTGAAAATGATGGTAAAAAAATCACTTTCCTTGATACACCAGGTCACGCTGCATTTACAACAATGCGTGCTCGTGGTGCCCAAGTCACTGATATTACAATTTTAGTAGTAGCAGCAGATGATGGGGTAATGCCACAAACAATTGAAGCGATTAACCATGCTAAAGAAGCAGAGGTGCCTACAATTGTTGCTGTAAACAAAGTTGACAAACCAACAGCTAATCCTGACCGTGTAATGCAAGAATTAACAGAATACGGTTTAATTCCTGAAGCATGGGGTGGAGATACAATTTTCGTACCACTTTCAGCTTTAAGTGGAGATGGCATTGAAGATTTACTAGAGATGATTGTCCTAACCTCTGAAGTTCAAGAATTAAAAGCAAATCCAAGCAAACATGCTGTGGGTACTGTGATTGAAGCTGAATTGGATAAATCACGTGGACCATCTGCGTCATTATTAGTTCAAAACGGAACGCTTAATGTTGGAGATTCGCTAGTAGTAGGAAACACTTATGGTAGAATCCGTGCTATGGTAAATGATTTAGGTCAACGTATTAAGTCAGCTGGCCCTTCTACACCTGTAGAAATTACTGGTATCAACGATGTACCACAAGCTGGTGATAGATTTGTTGTCTTCAAAGATGAAAAACAAGCAAGACGTATCGGTGAAGCACGTCATGAAGCAAATGTATTGCAACAGCGTCAAGAAAGTAAGAGTGTTTCATTAGATAATCTGTTCGAACAAATGAAACAGGGTGAAATGAAAGATCTTAACGTAATTATCAAAGGTGATGTACAAGGTTCAGTAGAAGCACTTGCAGCATCCTTAATGAAGATAGATGTTGAGGGCGTTAATGTAAGAATTATTCATACTGCAGTAGGTGCGATTAATGAATCAGATGTTACACTTGCTAATGCTTCAAATGGTATCATTATCGGCTTTAATGTACGTCCTGATACTGGTGCGAAACGAGCTGCAGATAATGAGGGCGTAGACATGCGCTTACACCGTGTTATTTACAACGTTATCGAAGAAATTGAATCTGCAATGAAAGGTATGCTAGATCCAGAATTTGAAGAACAAGTTATTGGTCAAGCAGAAGTTCGCCAGACTTTCAAAGTTTCTAAAGTAGGTACGATTGCTGGTAGTTATGTGATAGATGGTAAAATCACGCGTAATGCTGGTGTTCGTGTAATCAGAGATGGTGTAGTACAATTCGAAGGTGAATTAGACACATTAAAACGTTTTAAAGACGATGTTAAAGAAGTAGCTCAAGGCTATGAATGTGGTATAACAGTTGAAAAATTCAATGACCTAAAAGAAGGCGACATTATTGAAGCGTTCGAAATGGTTGAAATTAAAAGATAACTTTTAATCTTTAATGATATTTTCCTTTTTGGAAAAGTTTATATATTAGAAACAAAGCAAACTTTTATTATGTTGTTTGCTTTGTTTTTTTGTCTTAATTTCTTTAATTAATTCTTAGCGGTATTCTGTAAACAATTAATAAAAAACGATATTATTTTTAACAATTAAATAAAAACATATTGCTCAAAATAAACAATCTAAAACTTTTCTTTTTTGAACAATAATAAAACATAAAAATTGAATCTTGCAAATGTAGACATATTAATTTATATAAATTATATACCTATTCATAGTTGTAAATTAGATTAAAAAAATATTGTAAATTTACACTTATCGAGGTACGCTGACAATAGTTGTCTATCCTTTTAATTATAGTTAAGTTAAATAGGAGGTTATAAATGATGAGTGAATATTTAAAAGATATAAATGAATTTTGGGAACAATATTTTAGTCAGTATAACTCTATTTATGACGAATCAACATTAAAGGCAATTATTAAAAATAATGATACAACAGCATTTTTACATCCTATGGATTATGCTTATTTTCAAGAACACTTTGGAAATAATTTTACTGACATTCCAAGGTTTAAAAAATGATAGACTTTGCGAACGGCAAAGTTACTTTAAATAAAAATAGACAAAGAGTCACATTCGAAAATGCAGATTTAAATCCAGCTATTGCAAGACCTTATTTTGGCAATCCAGAAATTGCAGATATAGTAATATTAAAGAAGCAACCAGAAAATGATTTTAAAACATACCAACTAAATCTAGCTGATGATGAGGCAATTGAATACAGAAAAAGAATTTTATTAGACATTCAAGGTAAATTATTATTTAATGGACAAAAATTATTTTTACCTTATATAGATAGACATAGATGGTTTGTGAAATATTTATATAGTAATGCGTCGACATTAAAACAATTTAATATCGATCCTAACAGGGTTATGGTACTCAATTTCTTTCCATATCAGACTGGACATTCTGCAGGTATACCTAAAGATTTTTTAACATTTAATCACAAACTTCCGTCTCAAGTAAAAAACTATGAGTTGTTAATAAAAATGTTGAAAGATGACAAACCACGTATCTATATCGTTAGTGAAGAAGAATTATATATTTCTATATTTAAGAATTTCGCAGATAGTGAATTATGTCAGTATTTAATTGATCATTTATTCGTACTATCATCGAAGCAAAATCGTCATCTTACAGTATGTAATGTGTTAAGTTATAGGGAACAACGTATTCGTATTAAGAAAAAGCAAGAACTTAGTAAAATCGAATATTATAAATGGAATCAAGAACAAAAAGTAGCACGTGAAAACGGAAATTCTGATTTTCACGAAAAAATAAAAATTTTACAACATACATTGGAAAGACAACATTAATAAACTTATAAATTGTATTATGAAAAGTAGTAATATAATTTATAAATATATGTATGAGTGGAAAAAATGATAATAGCTGAGTACATGCGTAGGTTCTAGTTATCTGGTAAAGTGAATAAATATGTGGGAACAAGAGATTAAGATTTAAATATCTCGTATACAGAACAAACGTCAATTTCTATTGAGATTATAGAAATTGACGTTTTCTTAGTTTTTATGTCATTTTGTAGTTTATTGAGCTATGAAAAACTTTGTTGTAGATGAAATTTACGTAAGTTGACTGATGAACGGATAATTTGAAAAATCATCGCATTTTTGTAACTTAAAATTCTTTTTAATATAAAGTTGTCATTCTGTTAAGCGTATTTTTAAAGATTAATTGTTTATAATTGATAAAAAAATTCATCGTTAATTTATCATTTTTAAATATTGGACACATATTAATTAAATTAACACTAGCCATAAATTAAAGCTATTTAATTAATATGTTTCTTGTTATCTAATTTAAATGTTGTAAGAGTTGAACAATGATTTTATAATTGCTTTGAAATCATCGACATAATGTTGAGGTTTTAGTAATGTGATTTGAGTTGGATGTTCATAAGCAATGTGCATGCATTCTTCTTTTGAAATAATGATATCTGCAATTCGTCCATTATCTACAGATTTCGTATTTACAATGATAAACTGACGTTTGATTTTTGGCCAAATATGATCTTGAATAAGCATAGTCACACTACTAAT
This window harbors:
- the infB gene encoding translation initiation factor IF-2, whose translation is MSKKRIYEYAKDLKLKSKDIIDELAKMDVEVTSHMQTLEDDQIKALDKIYKPEQAQQPAKSEQKSAQNKQATTNNKNNQGNKGNQNNKSNNKKNNKNNKNTNKNNKNNKQPKQEEPKEIPSKITYHDGITVGELAEKLNIDSSGIIKKLFLLGIMANINQSLDDETLELIVDDYGVELEKEVIIDEEDLSIYFEDEADEENGIERPAVVTIMGHVDHGKTTLLDSIRHTKVTAGEAGGITQHIGAYQIENDGKKITFLDTPGHAAFTTMRARGAQVTDITILVVAADDGVMPQTIEAINHAKEAEVPTIVAVNKVDKPTANPDRVMQELTEYGLIPEAWGGDTIFVPLSALSGDGIEDLLEMIVLTSEVQELKANPSKHAVGTVIEAELDKSRGPSASLLVQNGTLNVGDSLVVGNTYGRIRAMVNDLGQRIKSAGPSTPVEITGINDVPQAGDRFVVFKDEKQARRIGEARHEANVLQQRQESKSVSLDNLFEQMKQGEMKDLNVIIKGDVQGSVEALAASLMKIDVEGVNVRIIHTAVGAINESDVTLANASNGIIIGFNVRPDTGAKRAADNEGVDMRLHRVIYNVIEEIESAMKGMLDPEFEEQVIGQAEVRQTFKVSKVGTIAGSYVIDGKITRNAGVRVIRDGVVQFEGELDTLKRFKDDVKEVAQGYECGITVEKFNDLKEGDIIEAFEMVEIKR